In Oryza brachyantha chromosome 2, ObraRS2, whole genome shotgun sequence, a single window of DNA contains:
- the LOC102700684 gene encoding uncharacterized protein LOC102700684, which translates to MSGGRVGGMARAEGLPEGAAPGVGVDLYAQARKALSLRTPFEGEGTAPRVPTLPARLVSWAGQSDARKKHKKIQPQDVADAEHPPPPATETSAKTGVWEQFEAYFRPVNLDDINMLTPNFPFSYGGLDSCILVPFLGTPKELLDTAETFDVAVAETSSYLGLGGEERVSNKEHSERSEQSVEQGIHEVIVRQFISNKEHSEQSVEQGIHEVIVQQENWPLEVEQATNNAGIMSSKCEEEGEPSLNWLLGAKERFVLTSERPNKKRKLLGVDAGLEQLVLLPRSGAEASSICDVCCLGESGTASNSMLNCNSCKVSVHQKCYGLHLVPDGEWLCTWCKDLESTARLKKDADSTSSIPCVLCPKEKGALKPFKGEAAQTAHVGNLKHVHLFCSLWTPGALVEDMESMEPVTYVGSIQENQRKLVCSICKVKHGVCVRCSHGTCRTAFHPICARESKHQMEIWGKFGHPSVELRAFCSKHSAIGYINSVERSNCASQQSPTEVRPKDANLITGKIPKLRFTRKNKDRFMNYEATSFNSSTLVKVETIEQASLPHIIKGSDSLAIEGMEMDADNLMRNSADIAVVLRKLIDQGKARVGDIASEVGISSESLEAALLGETTTFSHGLKLKIVKWLQNSQAKTLKGDSTVVHNSKPGRFEDTGGVNVKSSLVPYDEKGTTVDLSDSAVMKSSSRSKDNNKMVRDNKSICATGVTCLQNGFKKLAEAGTDDECSPAENCAKEHTQTFCPVGGKDTPKKEHEESILNKIFDGTQFGTSMLIANDNKGTSSGNKRDNLTEGEPSPEQEGFNSLNQCLSPRNNAKRGLNSVENGVGNNHDCNTDNVPGQPFSNLDDSHYYIHPLIKEKMAQLWDNKLKQNKLTQCHSEDPVCSPDDKKTPDSSIERTETTAGMDQVSKAKSLGILDHSPDDEVEGEMVYLQARLLDTAAVLKHRYEDLIAKVVQNLSRELDAFSKRKWDFIFVNQFLRDVREAKKRGRKEKRHKEAQAILAAAAAAVAASSRNSTVRKDANDDVVPANQKSSPKSGAGPPRVGQRTSSILRLKDSSKPSYNKVSQDNNCSAFHMPICSKENALYCDVCMRSETVLNRIFVCSRCKAAVHIDCYRNLDNSTGPWKCELCKDISPEAACVGDQTDCNGTDLSLVHCDLCHGISGAFRKTADGKWIHAFCAEWLLETKYVRGQDNPVSGMESLVKDKDTCCVCLLTAGSCLKCNNGDCQTTFHPSCARHAGFYMNTKGFGGMLQHKAYCSKHSIEQREADMQQYGPEEFNSMKRMRVELEKLRLLCERIIKREKVKRERILCDHDILAKTKDTLVFSYLAHGASSESATTSVNNKSYSSTMQRSDDVTVDSTISGKKAIRFSLSNRDAEINTADSSRTLISFKRKLSERGSLAGKQLPQRPVTSLQKLEGGEKKTKDKKHRETFQKELVMTSDQASTQNQRLPKGYAYVPRDSLSKEKLRNRNTQAHEPQEPGG; encoded by the exons ATgagcggcggccgcgtcggGGGAATGGCCCGCGCCGAGGGCTTGCCGGAGGGGGCCGCCCCGGGCGTCGGGGTCGACCTGTACGCGCAGGCCAGGAAGGCGCTGTCGCTGCGGACGCCGTTCGAGGGCGAGGGGACGGCGCCTAGGGTCCCCACGCTGCCCGCGCGGCTCGTGAGCTGGGCGGGGCAGAGCGACGCGCGgaagaagcacaagaagaTTCAGCCTCAGGACGTGGCTGATGCGgagcacccgccgccgccagctacAGAGACCTCGGCGAAGACTGGCGTGTGGGAGCAGTTTGAGGCGTATTTTCGGCCAGTGAATTTGGATGATATTAATATGTTAACGCCAAACTTTCCGTTCAGCTACGGCGGGCTCGATTCATGCATTCTCGTACCATTTTTGGGCACTCCCAAGGAATTGCTAGACACAGCTGAGACATTTGATGTGGCTGTGGCTGAAACCAGCTCGTACTTGGGTTTGGGCGGTGAAGAAAGAGTCAGTAACAAAGAGCATAGCGAGCGAAGCGAGCAAAGTGTTGAGCAAGGCATACACGAGGTGATTGTGCGACAGTTCATTAGTAACAAGGAGCACAGTGAGCAGAGTGTAGAGCAGGGCATACATGAGGTGATTGTGCAGCAGGAGAATTGGCCGTTGGAAGTGGAGCAAGCTACTAACAATGCTGGTATCATGTCATCAAAATGTGAAGAGGAGGGAGAACCGTCACTGAATTGGTTGCTAGGAGCAAAGGAACGGTTTGTGCTCACTTCAGAGCGACCcaacaagaagaggaagctcTTAGGTGTAGATGCTGGGTTAGAGCAGCTTGTGCTGCTTCCGCGCTCAGGAGCTGAGGCTAGCTCTATATGTGATGTTTGTTGTTTGGGTGAGAGTGGTACAGCATCTAATAGCATGCTCAACTGCAACAGTTGCAAGGTGTCTGTGCACCAGAAGTGTTACGGTTTGCATCTTGTGCCTGATGGTGAGTGGTTGTGCACTTGGTGTAAGGATTTGGAGTCAACAGCACGGTTGAAGAAAGATGCGGATAGCACCTCGTCAATACCTTGTGTTCTATGCCCAAAGGAGAAAGGCGCTTTAAAACCTTTCAAAGGGGAGGCCGCTCAAACAGCGCATGTAGGGAACCTAAAACATGTGCACTTGTTTTGTAGTCTTTGGACCCCTGGAGCCCTTGTGGAAGACATGGAATCAATGGAACCTGTTACTTATGTTGGAAGCATCCAGGAGAATCAGAGGAAATTGGTGTGCAGCATTTGCAAGGTTAAGCATGGTGTATGTGTTCGATGTAGTCATG GAACATGCAGGACAGCTTTTCATCCAATATGTGCCCGAGAGTCCAAGCATCAAATGGAGATATGGGGAAAATTCGGGCATCCTAGT GTTGAGCTGAGAGCATTTTGCTCAAAGCATTCTGCTATTGGGTATATAAATTCTGTAGAGAGAAGTAACTGTGCATCTCAACAGAGTCCTACAGAAGTGAGGCCAAAGGATGCAAACCTTATCACTGGAAAGATACCAAAACTAAGATTCACACGCAAGAACAAGGATAGATTCATGAACTATGAAGCCACTAGCTTTAACTCTAGTACCCTTGTCAAAGTAGAGACCATAGAGCAAGCCTCTTTACCCCACATTATTAAAGGTTCAGACTCCTTAGCAATTGAAGGGATGGAAATGGATGCTGACAATCTAATGAGAAACTCTGCAGATATTGCTGTTGTTCTTAGAAAG CTAATTGATCAAGGAAAGGCTCGCGTTGGTGATATAGCATCTGAAGTGGGTATTTCTTCAGAATCTTTGGAAGCTGCTCTTTTG GGTGAAACTACCACCTTTTCCCATGGTTTGAAGCTGAAAATTGTCAAGTGGCTCCAAAATTCTCAAGCAAAGACTCTTAAAGGGGACTCAACAGTGGTGCATAATAGCAAACCAGGCAGATTTGAGGATACAGGTGGTGTCAATGTGAAGAGTTCATTGGTTCCATATGATGAGAAAGGAACAACAGTTGACTTGTCAGATTCTGCTGTGATGAAGTCTTCATCAAGATCTAAAGATAATAACAAGATGGTGAGGGATAACAAATCAATCTGTGCAACTGGAGTAACTTGTTTGCAGAATGGATTTAAGAAGCTGGCCGAAGCAGGCACTGATGATGAGTGTTCCCCTGCTGAAAATTGTGCTAAAGAACATACCCAAACTTTTTGTCCTGTTGGAGGCAAAGATACTCCAAAGAAAGAACATGAAGAATCG ATATTGAACAAGATCTTTGACGGCACACAATTTGGAACTTCCATGCTGATAGCAAATGATAACAAAG GTACATCTTCTGGAAACAAAAGAGATAACTTGACTGAGGGTGAACCCAGTCCAGAGCAGGAGGGTTTCAATTCATTGAATCAATGTTTATCTCCGCGCAATAATGCAAAGCGTGGATTGAACTCAGTTGAAAATGGTGTTGGGAATAACCATGATTGCAATACAGATAATGTGCCTGGACAACCCTTTTCCAA CCTTGATGATTCACATTATTATATCCATCCACTCATCAAGGAAAAGATGGCTCAGCTCTGGGACAATAAGTTGAAGCAGAATAAGCTGACACAATGTCATTCTG AAGATCCAGTATGTTCTCCTGATGATAAAAAGACTCCGGATTCCTCTATAGAACGTACAGAAACAACAGCTGGGATGGATCAAGTTTCAAAAGCAAAATCCTTAGGTATCCTTGACCACTCACCGGATGACGAAGTAGAAGGAGAAATGGTGTACTTGCAAGCCAGGCTACTTGACACTGCTGCCGTTCTGAAGCATAGATATG AAGATTTAATAGCAAAGGTTGTCCAGAATCTCTCTCGTGAGTTAGATGCTTTTAGTAAGAGAAAATGGGATTTCATCTTCGTCAATCAGTTTCTCCGTGATGTTAGAGAAGCTAAGAAACGtgggagaaaagagaagagacaTAAAGAAGCTCAGGCCATTctggctgcagctgcagctgctgttgCGGCCTCCTCACGTAACTCGACTGTGAGAAAAGATGCAAATGATGATGTAGTACCTGCTAATCAAAAG AGTTCTCCAAAGTCTGGCGCTGGACCTCCAAGAGTTGGCCAGCGGACTTCTTCAATACTACGACTCAAGGATTCATCAAAACCATCCTACAACAAAGTTTCACAAGATAATAACTGCAGCGCTTTTCATATGCCGATTTGTTCCAAAGAAAATGCACTATACTGTGATGTATGCATGCGAAGTGAGACTGTGTTGAACCGAATATTTGTCTGCTCCAGATGCAAG GCTGCTGTCCATATAGATTGCTATAGAAATCTCGATAATTCTACTGGCCCCTGGAAGTGTGAGCTTTGCAAAGATATTTCACCAGAAGCTGCTTGTGTTGGTGATCAAACAGATTGTAATGGCACGGACCTATCCTTGGTGCATTGTGATCTGTGCCATGGCATATCAGGTGCTTTTAGAAAGACTGCAGATGGAAAGTGGATTCATGCTTTCTGTGCTGAG TGGTTGTTGGAGACCAAATACGTGAGGGGACAAGATAATCCTGTCAGTGGAATG GAAAGTCTTGTAAAGGACAAAGATACTTGCTGTGTCTGCCTCCTCACTGCTGGCTCATGTCTAAAG TGCAATAATGGAGACTGCCAAACCACTTTTCATCCTTCTTGTGCTAGACATGCTGGTTTCTACATGAACACAAAAGGATTTGGTGGCATGTTGCAGCACAAGGCGTATTGTAGCAAACACAGCATAGAACAAAGGGAG GCTGATATGCAACAGTATGGACCTGAGGAGTTTAACAGCATGAAAAGGATGAGG GTTGAGTTGGAAAAATTGCGACTCTTGTGTGAGAGGATAATTAAGAGAGAAAAGGTGAAG CGTGAGAGGATCCTATGTGATCATGACATACTTGCCAAAACAAAGGACACACTTGTTTTCTCCTACCTTGCACATGGAGCAAGTTCAGAATCTGCCACTACTTCTGTTAATAACAAATCATACAGTAGCACCATGCAGAGGTCTGATGATGTCACAGTGGACAGTACTATTTCTGGGAAAAAGGCAATCAGGTTTTCTCTGTCTAACAGAGATGCTGAGATAAACACAGCTGATAGCTCAAGGACACTGATATCGTTCAAAAGGAAGTTGAGTGAAAGGGGATCACTTGCTGGTAAGCAGCTCCCACAAAGACCAGTTACCTCCTTACAGAAATTGGAAGGTGGAGAAAAGAAGACAAAAGATAAGAAG CATAGGGAAACATTTCAGAAGGAACTTGTTATGACATCTGATCAAGCTTCTACCCAGAACCAACGTCTTCCAAAGGGATATGCATATGTTCCTCGTGACTCTCTTTCTAAAGAGAAGCTGCGGAATCGAAACACACAGGCCCATGAACCACAAGAGCCTGGTGGATAG